Proteins from a single region of Candidatus Binatia bacterium:
- a CDS encoding error-prone DNA polymerase — MYAELHAWSNYSFLQGGSHPEELVERAAELGLTALALTDRDGLYGAVRFSTCARRRGIAAIIGSELTFEDGARIVLLVEDERGYANLCRLISTAQMRGSKCDARLRVEDLEGGVAGLIALSGGPWGRVERTLVHGGREAAAREARALSTLFEQRFYLELQQHLTPQETQRNVELVRLARECRLPYVATNGVVYAVKEDALIADVLSCVREGTTLQAARAANQLRPNAEFHLKAPAAMRRLFAGYPEAIERSVEIARRCRFRLERQTGQFPLFPVPEGSTPQHYLRELVYVGAVRRYATPLETRVERQLEYELGLIAKMDLAGYFLIVWDIVREAARLGVLCQGRGSAANSAVCYALGITAVDPIGMNLLFERFMSEERREIPDIDIDFAHQDRERVIQYVYERYGRTNAAMVAEVITYRTRSAIRDVGKTLGLSLEQVDAIAREYDAREELPDEAGPELLFAICRRLASFPRHLGIHSGGMLITRDPLVCVAPVEWATMRDRTVVQWDKDDLQDLGLIKIDLLGLGMLSLLREAFSLYRGCVERRDAWLPPAVARDLELHTIPADDVKTYEMIGHADTVGVFQIESRAQQSMLPRMKPACFYDIVMQVAIIRPGPIQGDMVHPFLRRRSGAEAVTYPHPKLKPVLERTLGVPLFQEQGMRLAIEAAGFSGGEADELRRAMGHKRSRERMQAMRQKLIDGMVGNGIDASVAERLFHMLEGFADYGFPESHAASFALLAYASAYLKCHMPAVFAAAILNVQPMGFYSTEVLVNDARRHDVRVNPIEVNASGYWSHVESDGALRLGFHLVRGLGEGQKKNLEDAIGRGPFADVLAFAQRTRLQRETLENLAIAGAFAPWYGSRREAMWALRGIDEREARGELGSLMDVDEPAVEFERVAPKRIAAFDLWSTGVTAGGQVMEHFRDKLAAQGVVPAARLRELPRNGKCRVGGLVITRQRPGTAKGFVFLTLEDETGLVNVIVRPDVYEAFRRPIRSSPTLIVEGTLQKESGCIDVLAKKVWSFSDEGITRTVGIHSFQ, encoded by the coding sequence ATGTATGCGGAGCTACATGCCTGGTCGAACTATAGTTTTCTACAGGGCGGTTCGCATCCCGAAGAGCTGGTAGAGCGCGCGGCCGAGCTGGGGCTGACGGCGCTCGCGCTGACCGATCGCGACGGCCTCTACGGAGCGGTGCGCTTCTCGACCTGCGCGCGCCGGCGCGGGATCGCGGCGATTATCGGCAGCGAGCTTACGTTCGAAGACGGCGCGCGGATTGTGCTCTTGGTGGAAGACGAGCGCGGTTATGCGAATCTCTGCCGGCTGATTTCGACGGCGCAGATGCGCGGGAGTAAGTGCGACGCGCGCCTGCGCGTGGAGGACCTCGAGGGCGGCGTCGCGGGATTGATCGCGCTGTCGGGCGGCCCGTGGGGTCGCGTGGAGCGCACGCTCGTGCACGGCGGCCGGGAAGCTGCAGCGCGAGAAGCGCGCGCCCTGAGCACGCTGTTCGAGCAGCGCTTCTATCTCGAGCTCCAGCAGCATCTCACGCCGCAGGAGACGCAGCGCAACGTCGAGCTCGTGCGGCTCGCGCGGGAGTGCCGCCTGCCGTACGTCGCGACCAACGGAGTAGTCTACGCCGTCAAGGAGGACGCGCTGATAGCCGACGTGCTTTCGTGCGTGCGCGAGGGTACGACGCTACAAGCCGCGCGCGCCGCCAACCAGCTGCGTCCTAATGCGGAGTTCCATCTCAAAGCCCCGGCCGCGATGCGCCGGCTCTTCGCCGGCTATCCCGAGGCGATCGAGCGAAGCGTCGAGATCGCGCGGCGCTGCCGGTTTCGGCTGGAGCGCCAGACCGGACAGTTCCCGCTCTTTCCGGTGCCGGAGGGAAGCACGCCGCAGCACTACCTGCGCGAGCTCGTCTATGTGGGCGCGGTGCGGCGCTACGCGACGCCGCTCGAGACGCGCGTGGAGCGCCAGCTCGAATACGAGCTCGGCTTGATTGCCAAGATGGATCTGGCCGGCTATTTCTTGATCGTCTGGGACATCGTGCGCGAGGCGGCGCGGCTGGGCGTGCTCTGTCAGGGACGCGGCTCGGCGGCGAACTCGGCGGTCTGCTATGCCCTCGGAATCACCGCCGTCGACCCGATCGGGATGAACCTGCTCTTCGAGCGCTTCATGTCGGAGGAGCGGCGCGAGATTCCAGACATCGACATCGATTTCGCGCATCAAGATCGCGAGCGCGTGATTCAGTACGTCTACGAACGCTATGGCCGCACCAATGCCGCGATGGTGGCCGAGGTGATTACGTATCGGACACGCTCCGCGATCCGCGACGTCGGCAAGACCCTGGGGCTGAGCCTCGAGCAAGTCGACGCGATTGCGCGCGAGTACGACGCGCGCGAGGAGCTTCCCGACGAGGCCGGCCCCGAACTCCTCTTCGCGATCTGCCGACGGCTCGCGAGCTTTCCGCGCCACCTCGGCATTCATTCCGGCGGCATGTTGATCACGCGCGATCCGCTGGTGTGTGTGGCGCCGGTAGAGTGGGCGACGATGCGCGACCGCACCGTCGTTCAGTGGGACAAGGACGATCTGCAAGACCTGGGCCTGATCAAGATCGACCTGCTCGGCCTAGGGATGCTCTCGCTCTTGCGCGAGGCGTTCTCACTGTACCGCGGCTGCGTCGAGCGCCGCGACGCCTGGCTGCCGCCCGCGGTCGCGCGCGACCTCGAGCTGCACACGATCCCGGCGGACGATGTGAAAACCTACGAGATGATCGGGCACGCCGATACGGTCGGCGTCTTTCAAATCGAGTCCCGCGCGCAGCAGTCGATGCTGCCGCGCATGAAGCCGGCCTGCTTCTACGACATCGTCATGCAAGTGGCGATCATTCGCCCCGGCCCGATTCAAGGCGATATGGTCCATCCGTTTCTCCGCCGGCGTTCGGGGGCCGAAGCCGTGACCTATCCGCATCCGAAGCTGAAACCCGTCTTGGAACGAACGCTCGGCGTGCCGCTCTTTCAGGAACAAGGAATGCGCCTGGCCATCGAGGCGGCCGGATTCTCCGGCGGAGAGGCCGACGAGCTACGCCGCGCGATGGGCCACAAGCGCTCGCGCGAGCGCATGCAGGCAATGCGCCAGAAGCTCATCGACGGCATGGTCGGCAACGGCATTGACGCGAGCGTGGCCGAGCGGCTCTTTCACATGCTGGAGGGCTTCGCCGACTACGGCTTTCCGGAATCACACGCCGCGAGCTTCGCGCTCCTGGCGTATGCGTCGGCCTATCTCAAGTGCCATATGCCGGCCGTGTTTGCGGCCGCGATCCTCAACGTGCAGCCGATGGGCTTTTACTCGACGGAGGTGCTCGTCAACGACGCGCGCCGCCACGACGTGCGCGTAAATCCCATCGAAGTCAACGCCAGCGGCTACTGGTCGCACGTGGAGAGCGACGGCGCGTTGCGTTTGGGATTCCATCTGGTGCGCGGGCTCGGTGAAGGGCAGAAGAAGAACCTGGAAGACGCCATCGGCCGGGGCCCGTTCGCGGACGTGCTGGCGTTCGCGCAGAGAACGCGGCTCCAGCGCGAGACGCTGGAGAACCTAGCGATCGCGGGAGCTTTCGCGCCCTGGTACGGCTCGCGCCGCGAGGCGATGTGGGCGCTGCGCGGCATCGACGAGCGCGAGGCGCGCGGCGAGCTCGGTTCCCTTATGGACGTCGACGAGCCGGCGGTCGAGTTCGAGCGGGTGGCGCCGAAGCGGATCGCGGCGTTCGATCTCTGGTCGACCGGCGTCACCGCCGGCGGCCAAGTGATGGAGCACTTTCGCGACAAGCTCGCCGCGCAGGGCGTCGTCCCGGCGGCGCGTTTGCGCGAGCTGCCGCGCAACGGCAAGTGCCGTGTCGGCGGCCTCGTGATTACGCGCCAGCGTCCCGGCACGGCAAAGGGTTTCGTCTTCCTGACGCTAGAGGACGAGACGGGGCTCGTCAACGTCATCGTGCGCCCCGACGTCTACGAAGCCTTTCGCCGTCCAATCCGCTCGTCGCCGACGCTGATCGTCGAGGGGACGCTGCAGAAGGAGAGCGGCTGCATAGACGTCCTCGCCAAGAAGGTCTGGAGCTTCAGCGACGAGGGCATCACGCGTACGGTCGGCATCCATAGCTTCCAATAA